In the Kwoniella pini CBS 10737 chromosome 7, complete sequence genome, one interval contains:
- a CDS encoding TIGR01456 family HAD hydrolase — protein MLRSAWSIRQLVVNRTIGQRGLHATTTPFPNKLAFAFDIDGVLKQGHHNVLPQAKRVLELLSGSDGRLPKPIPFLLITNGGGVPDEERRAILSEELGVELTENQLVQSHTPIKEYVEKYKNKPVLIIGGKGESCRRVAESYGLKYPYIPQDIIAWKPSIWDRTELTNEEKSFVKTTDFSKISFAAALVMHDTHDWGRDITLILDLLSSNKGIFGTRKKGYDKSNFKGDVELIFSNADVEWRSDWPIPRLGQGAFRLSIENIYKSITGLNLPFIQFGKPFKSTYDFSELMLRRYLKQVNRNSNGELNVYMVGDNPLSDIDGANRHGWSSILVRTGVFNDNNGELPSHKPTIISDDVEKGVEWAIQEEIRKGNY, from the exons ATGTTAAGATCTGCTTGGAGTATACGACAATTGGTAGTTAATCGAACGATCGGTCAAAGAGGATTACATG CCACCACAACTCCTTTTCCGAATAAGCTAGCATTCGCTTTTGATATT GACGGAGTACTTAAACAAGGACATCATAATGTTTTACCTCAAGCTAAAAGGGTTttagaattattatcaGGATCAGATGGAAGATTACCCAA GCCAATACCTTTTCTGTTAATTACTAATGGAGGTGGTGtacctgatgaagaaagacgAGCTATATTAtctgaagaattaggtgtagag TTAacagaaaatcaattagtTCAAAGTCATACACCTATTAAAGAATATGTAGagaaatataaaaataaacCTGTTTTAATAATtggtggaaaaggtgaaagttGTAGAAGAGTTGCTGAATC aTACGGATTAAAATATCCTTATATACCTCAAGATATTATTGCTTGGAAACCTTCTATATGGGATAGAACTGAATTAActaatgaagaaaaaagtTTTGTAAAA ACAAcagatttttcaaaaatttcttttgcaGCTGCATTAGTTATGCATGATACACATGATTGGGGAAGAGATATTACACTTATATTAGATTTATTATCTTCTAATAAAGGTATATTTGGAACAAGGAAAAAAGGatatgataaatcaaattttaaaggGGATGTAGAATTAATATTTAGTAATGCTGATGTTGAATGGAGATC TGATTGGCCAATACCTAGATTAGGTCAAGGTGCATttagattatcaattgaaaatatttatAAATCTATAACAGGtttaaatttaccttttattCAATTTGGTAAACCATTTAAATCAACATATGATTTTTCTGAATTAATGTTACGTAGATATTTAAAACAAGTAAatagaaattcaaatggtgAATTAAATGT TTATATGGTAGGAGATAATCCACTTTCTGATATTGATGGTGCAAATAGACATGGATGGTCTTCAATATTAGTTAGAACAGGTGtttttaatgataataatggtGAATTACCAAGTCATAAACCTACTATAATTTcagatgatgttgaaaaagGTGTAGAATGGGCTATACAAGAAGAGAtaagaaagggaaattattaa